From the genome of Pseudomonas putida:
AAGCGCGGTCAATACGCTCAACCCCCATGCGGCGCTGGCGGCAATCAACATGCACAGCGCCGTGGCGAACAAGGTGCGCCCCAGGAACGATGGCGCGCGGCGGAAGAACGCCCGGTTGAAGTGGCACGCCAGGCCACTGCCGATCAACCACTGGCCGATCTGGCTGGCGCCATTGGGCAAGGCGATCTGCAGGTCGCCCGCCAGGCTCACGGTCGCGGCCACCAGCAGTGGGCCGAACAGCCAAGGATTGGGCTGGCGCAGACGTTGCCAGGCGAAACCGACCGCCACGCCTGCCGGCACGATCAACGCAAGCCACTCCCAGCTCACGCTGCCGGTGTGATTCAGCGCCACGCCATCGCCAAGCAGGAACTTGAACAGGGCCGGCACGCACAGTACTACCGCCAGCACCCGCAGGCTCTGCGCTGCCGCCACCTGGCTGAGCACCGCGCCGTTGCGTGCGCCGAGATTGACCATCTCACCCGAGCCCCCGGGCATGCTGGCGAAGAATGCCGTGGCACGGTCTTCGCCAGTGCGGCGCAACAACCACACGCTGATCACGCTGGACAGGGTAGTGAACAGCGCGCCGAAGAAGATCAACGCGAAGTGGCTGGCCACCTGCTCGATCACCGCTGGGGTGAAATGCAGGCCGATGCCGATGCCAATGATGCACTGCCCGCATTTGCGGCCATTGGGGATTTCCGACAGCTGCCAGGGTGTCAGGCAGCGCACCAGGATGATCGCCAGCAACGCGCCGACCATCCATGGCAAAGGCCAGCCGACCTTGCTGGCGGCAAAACCGCCGGCAAGGCCGACCAGCCCAGTGGCCCAGTACAGCGGCAACGACCGGTCAGGCATCGGCCAGGGCCCGGCGCTGCAGGCTGCGCTTGCGCCAGATGCGCAGCAGCGGCAGGGTCAGCATGCAGGCGGTGAGCACCCACACCGAGAGGCTGATCGGGCTCGACCAGAGGATGCCCAGTTCGCCGTTGGAGATCGACAGCGCCCGGCGCAGGTTCTGCTCCATCAAGCCGCCGAGGATGAAGCCGAGCAGGATCGGCGACAGCGGGAAGTCCAGCTTGCGCAGGATGTAGCCCATGATGCCGATGCCAACCATCAGGAACAGGTCGAAGGTGGTGGCGTGCACGGCATAGACGCCGATACCGGTGATGATCGCGATCACCGGTACCAGCGCCCAGTTCGGCACGGCGAGGATGCGGGTGAAGATGCGGATCATCGGGATGTTCAGGATCACCAGCATGATGTTGGCGATGAACAGCGAGGCGATCAGGCCCCAGACGATGTCTGGTTGTTGCTCGAACAGCAGCGGGCCGGGGGTGATGTTGTACAGGGTCAGTGCGCCGATCATCACCGCGGTGGTGCCCGAGCCCGGTACGCCCAGGGTCAGCATCGGTACCAGGGCGCCACAGCAGGAGGCGCCGATGGCGGTTTCCGGGGCCGCCAGGCCGCGGGCATCGCCCTTGCCGAAGTTGCCGCTGGTGCCGGCGATGCGTTTTTCGGTCATGTAGGCCACGGCACTGGCCAAAGTGGCACCTGCGCCAGGCAACACGCCCATGATGAAACCGAGCAGGCCGCAGCGGATGTTGACCACGAACACCGAGGCCGCTTCCTTGAAGTTGAAGAGCATGCGTCCGGTGGCCTTGACCGCCTGGTGGCCATGGTGGGTCTTTTCCAGCAGCAGGAGGATTTCGCTGATGGAGAACAGGCCCAGTACCAGCACCACGAACTGGATGCCGTCGGCCAGGTGCACGCTGTCACCGGTGAAGCGGTAGACGCCGCTGTTGGCGTCGATGCCGACCGCCGAGAGGAACAGGCCGATCAACGCAGCGATGAAGGTCTTCAGCGGTTTGTCGCCGGCCATGCCGCCCAGGCAGACGATGGCGAACACCATCAGCACGAAATACTCCGCCGGGCCGAAGGCAATCGCCCATTTCGCCAGTAGCGGGGCGAACAGCACCATGCCGCAGGTGGCGATCAGGGCGCCGATGAACGAACTCCAGGCGGACAGCGACAGGGCCACGCCAGCCAGGCCGTTGCGGGCCATCGGGTAGCCGTCCAGGGTGGTCATCACGGTGGAGGCTTCGCCGGGGATGTTCAGCAGGATCGAGCTGATCCGCCCGCCGTATTCACAGCCCAGGTACACCGCGGCCAGCAGGATCAATGCCGACTCCGGCGGCAGGCCGAGGGCGAAGGCGATCGGGATCAGCAGGGCCACGCCGTTGATCGGGCCCAGGCCCGGCAGCAGGCCGACCACGGTGCCGATCAGGGTGCCGGAAAGGGCGGTGACCAGGTTGTAGGGGCTCAGGGCGACGCCGAAGCCCTGGCCCAGGTAGCTCAAGGTATCCATGTGTCAGTTCTCCAGTACGCTCAGCAGGCCAAGGGGCAGGGGTACGTCCATGACGCGATCGAACAGCCAATAGAGGAACAGGCTCATGCCCACCACCACCAGGGTGCTGTGCAACCAGCGGCCGCCATACAGGCGGGCCATGGGGATGCCGACCAGGATCGAGCTGATGATGAAGCCCAGGGCTTCGAAGGTGCTGGCGAAGACCAGCAGCAGGCCGATGCAGGTGGCGATCTTGATCAGTGTGGCGCGGTCGAGCTCGGGTTCGTCGTCCTTGTGCACGATGGGTGTCGGGCGGATGGCGAGGTACAGCAGGCCCAGGCTCATCAGGCCGAGCATCAGCAGCGGATAGGCGCGTGGCCCCACCGGCTCATAGGAAAACGCGGCCTGGTAGGGCCAGGCCATGACGGCCAGGGCGGCGCATACCGCCAGCAGGGCCAGGGCGAAAATGCGTTGCAGGATCATTGGGAAATCCTCGTTGTTTTACGGCACGACACGGTCGCTGTAGGAGCGGGTTTACCCGCGAAGGCGCCCGTCGCTCCAGCGGTGGAGTCTGGGCTGACGCATTCGCGGGTAAACCCGCTCCTACAGGGATCGGCGGGTTGGTGTAAGCGGCTTACTGAACCAGGCCGAATTCCTTGGCCAGCGCCTTGTAGTCAGCCACTTGCTTCTTCACATAGGCATCCAGCTCCTCGCCGGTCATGGCGAACGGGAACAGCTCGCGCTGGTCACGCAGCTTGGCGAAGTCTTCCGAGGCCAGCATCTTGTCGAACGAGGCTTTCCACCAGGCGTAGTCTTCGTCGCTTACCTTCGGCCCGAGGTAGAAGCCGCGCACCACTGGCCAGACGATGTCGTAGCCCTGTTCCTTGGCGGTGGGGATGTCCTTCATTTCCGGCTCGTCCAGGCGGTTTTCCGAGAACACCGCGAGGATGCGCATGTTGCCGCTCTGGATATGCGGCATGGAGTCGGAGATATCGGTGGAGCCCACCTGAATGTGACCGCCGAGCAGCGCAGTGGCGATCTCGCCGCCGCCTTCCAGGGCCACGTAGCGCAGATCGCGCGGGTTGATGCCGGCGGCCTTGGCGATCAGCGCGGTCTGCATCCAGTCCTGGCTGCCAACGGTGCCGCCGGAACCAATCACCACCTTGCTTGGGTCTTTCTTCAGGGCCGCGACCAGGTCGTCGAGGGTCTTGTAGGGCGAATCGTTTTTCACCGCGATGGCGCCATAGCTGGTACCAACGGCTGCCAGCCATTTCACCGCGTTCTCGTCGAAACGGCCGAACTTGCCCTGGGCCAGGTTCAACAGTGAACCGCTGGACCAGGCCACCAGGGTGCCGGCATCGCCGGGGCGCTGGGCGACAACGGCGTTGTACGCCACCGCACCGACACCACCAGGCATGTAGGTGACGCGCATCGGCTTGCTGAGGATTTTTTCCTGTACCAGGGCGCTTTGCACCAGCTTGCAGGTCAGGTCGAAACCACCGCCGGGCGAGGCCGGCGCGATGCATTCGGGGCGTTTCGGTTCGGCAGCGATGGCGCTGCTGGCCAGCAGCAGGCAGCCAGTGGCGAGGGCGAGGCGGCGCAGTGGAAAGGTCATCGTCTATCTCCGTGGGCGTTGTTGTTATGGGGTGTTACCAGAGGGCCACGCTGTAGCTCACCAGCAGGCGCACTTCGTCGGCATCGCGGGCGAAGTTCGAGCGGAAGGTGGCGTTACGCAGGCGCACGGCGACGTTTTTCAGCGGGCCGCTTTGTACCACGTACTTGAGCTCGGTGTTGCGCTCCCACTCCTTGCCTTCGCCACCAGCAGCGCGGCTGACGTTATCGCCGCTGATGTAGCGGGTCATGAAGGTCAGGCCAGGGACGCCGAGGGCCGCGAAGTTGTAGTCGTAGCGCGCTTGCCAGGAGCGCTCGTCGGCGCCGGCGAAGTCGTTGATCTGGACGAAGTTGACCAGGTACGGGTCGGCGCCATCGACGTACGGGAAGGCGCTGTCGCCGGACAGTTGCTGCCAGGCGGCGCTGACCTTGTGGCCGCCCAGGGCGTAGCTGAGCATACCGTTGAACGTGGTGTTGTCGATGCGCCCGGCCTTGGCCTGGCCTGCGTCGTCGCTCAGGGCCAGGCGCAGATCGGCGCCGAAGGTGCCTGGGCCCCACGGCTGGCTGGCGACCAGGCCGATGAAGTGCTGGCGGTAGATGTCGTCGAGTTGGGCGAAGTGGTAGCTGCCGGTCAGACGATCGCTGAACTGGTAGTCCAGGCCGGCCAGGGCCAGGTTGTCGGCGCTGAACGTACCGCCGAAACGGCCATTCTTGTTGTTGAGGGCGAGGTCTTCCCAGTTGCTGTCGTTGCGATCCTTGGCCTTGTCCAGGCGCCCGCCGGTGAAGGTCAGGCCCTTGATCTCCCGCGAGGTGAGCAGACCACCTTCGAAGGTTTGCGGCAGTATGCGCCCGTCGTTGGGCTGCAGGGTGGGCAGCTCCGGCATCAGGGTGCCGATCTTCAGTTCGGTCTGCGACACCTTCACCTTGCCGGTCAGGCCGAGCTTGGAATACTCGTCGGCGGCCCTGCCGTCGTCATGGGTGGGCAGCAGGCCGGTGTCGGCGCGGTCGGGGCTGGAGTCGAGCTTGATGCCCAGCATGCCCAGCGCATCCAGGCCGAAACCCACGGTGCCTTCGGTGTAGCCGGACTCGAAGTTGAGCATGAAACCCTGG
Proteins encoded in this window:
- a CDS encoding AbrB family transcriptional regulator → MPDRSLPLYWATGLVGLAGGFAASKVGWPLPWMVGALLAIILVRCLTPWQLSEIPNGRKCGQCIIGIGIGLHFTPAVIEQVASHFALIFFGALFTTLSSVISVWLLRRTGEDRATAFFASMPGGSGEMVNLGARNGAVLSQVAAAQSLRVLAVVLCVPALFKFLLGDGVALNHTGSVSWEWLALIVPAGVAVGFAWQRLRQPNPWLFGPLLVAATVSLAGDLQIALPNGASQIGQWLIGSGLACHFNRAFFRRAPSFLGRTLFATALCMLIAASAAWGLSVLTALDLRSLTLGMMPGGIAEMSLTAETLQLSVPLVTALQVMRLLFVLFLAEPLFRWWNANQP
- a CDS encoding tripartite tricarboxylate transporter permease produces the protein MDTLSYLGQGFGVALSPYNLVTALSGTLIGTVVGLLPGLGPINGVALLIPIAFALGLPPESALILLAAVYLGCEYGGRISSILLNIPGEASTVMTTLDGYPMARNGLAGVALSLSAWSSFIGALIATCGMVLFAPLLAKWAIAFGPAEYFVLMVFAIVCLGGMAGDKPLKTFIAALIGLFLSAVGIDANSGVYRFTGDSVHLADGIQFVVLVLGLFSISEILLLLEKTHHGHQAVKATGRMLFNFKEAASVFVVNIRCGLLGFIMGVLPGAGATLASAVAYMTEKRIAGTSGNFGKGDARGLAAPETAIGASCCGALVPMLTLGVPGSGTTAVMIGALTLYNITPGPLLFEQQPDIVWGLIASLFIANIMLVILNIPMIRIFTRILAVPNWALVPVIAIITGIGVYAVHATTFDLFLMVGIGIMGYILRKLDFPLSPILLGFILGGLMEQNLRRALSISNGELGILWSSPISLSVWVLTACMLTLPLLRIWRKRSLQRRALADA
- a CDS encoding tripartite tricarboxylate transporter TctB family protein; the encoded protein is MILQRIFALALLAVCAALAVMAWPYQAAFSYEPVGPRAYPLLMLGLMSLGLLYLAIRPTPIVHKDDEPELDRATLIKIATCIGLLLVFASTFEALGFIISSILVGIPMARLYGGRWLHSTLVVVGMSLFLYWLFDRVMDVPLPLGLLSVLEN
- a CDS encoding Bug family tripartite tricarboxylate transporter substrate binding protein, which translates into the protein MTFPLRRLALATGCLLLASSAIAAEPKRPECIAPASPGGGFDLTCKLVQSALVQEKILSKPMRVTYMPGGVGAVAYNAVVAQRPGDAGTLVAWSSGSLLNLAQGKFGRFDENAVKWLAAVGTSYGAIAVKNDSPYKTLDDLVAALKKDPSKVVIGSGGTVGSQDWMQTALIAKAAGINPRDLRYVALEGGGEIATALLGGHIQVGSTDISDSMPHIQSGNMRILAVFSENRLDEPEMKDIPTAKEQGYDIVWPVVRGFYLGPKVSDEDYAWWKASFDKMLASEDFAKLRDQRELFPFAMTGEELDAYVKKQVADYKALAKEFGLVQ
- a CDS encoding OprD family porin — translated: MLSSQPQAFAPSRSLSARPSALASALALAGAAPLSQAAFLEDSTATFETRNMYFNRDFRDGTSAQQSKRDEWAQGFMLNFESGYTEGTVGFGLDALGMLGIKLDSSPDRADTGLLPTHDDGRAADEYSKLGLTGKVKVSQTELKIGTLMPELPTLQPNDGRILPQTFEGGLLTSREIKGLTFTGGRLDKAKDRNDSNWEDLALNNKNGRFGGTFSADNLALAGLDYQFSDRLTGSYHFAQLDDIYRQHFIGLVASQPWGPGTFGADLRLALSDDAGQAKAGRIDNTTFNGMLSYALGGHKVSAAWQQLSGDSAFPYVDGADPYLVNFVQINDFAGADERSWQARYDYNFAALGVPGLTFMTRYISGDNVSRAAGGEGKEWERNTELKYVVQSGPLKNVAVRLRNATFRSNFARDADEVRLLVSYSVALW